CGGGATGGATGGCGAACTGGATGTTGGAGCCGCCGGTCTCCACCCCGATCTCCCGGATAACCGCGATGGCTGCGCTCCGCATGCGCTGGTACTCGCGGTCGGTAAGGGTCTGGGCCGGAGCCACGGTGATGGAGTCTCCGGTGTGCACCCCCATGGGATCGAAGTTTTCGATGGAACAGATGATCACCACGGAATCCTTGCGGTCGCGCATGACCTCCAGCTCGAACTCCTTCCAGCCCAGCACCGATTCCTCGAGCATGACCTGGTGGATGAGGGAAAGCTCCAGTCCCTGTTCCACGATCTCGCGCAGCTCCTCGATGTTGTAGGCCACCCCGCCGCCGGTCCCCCCCAGGGTAAAACTGGGACGCACGATGATGGGGAAGCCGATACGCCGAGCCGCGGCCTCGGCCTCGGAGAGGCTGCGCACGATCTCGCTCCGGGGCACCTTGAGACCTATGCGGGCCATGGCCTCGCGGAACTTCTCCCGGTCCTCGGCCTTCTCGATGACCTCGGCCCGGGCCGCCAGCAACTCCACCCCGTAGCGTTCAAGCACTCCGCGCCGGGAAAGCTCAAAGGCCAGGTTGAGCCCGGTCTGCCCCCCCAGGGTGGGAAGCAGCGCGTCGGGACGCTCCTCCCTGATGATCTCGGCCACCACCTCCGGGGTCAGGGGCTCGATGTAGGTGCGGTGAGCCATCTCTGGGTCGGTCATGATGGTGGCCGGGTTGGAGTTCACCAGCACCACCTCGTACCCCTCCTCCCGGAGGGCCTTGACCGCCTGCGTCCCGGAATAGTCGAACTCGCAGGCCTGTCCGATGACGATGGGCCCCGAACCGATGATGAGGATCTTCTTAATGTCCGTGCGTTTCGGCATGGCTCCTTCCCGAAGGGTGTCTACGCGTGTAAAGGTAAGCCCCTATGGTTCCCGCGGTGCCTATTACGAGGATAAGAAAAAAAATATACATATACACATTTTCCATCCTATCTTCCTCCTTCTATGAAACTCTATCCAGCAGAAAGAAAATCACCAGGGCAAAAAGAAAACAGGAAATGATACCTAATACGGACCACATAATGTCTCTCCCGGAAAGATGTCCTTTAGCCAAAGGAGAAATTACCAGAGTTCCCGTTACCAGAAGGGCTACATGGAAGAACCATCTGGCCAGCTCTTCGAAAAACCTCTTCATTTCGGAAGTTCCTTGTAAAGTTTGATCTTGGCCCGGCGGCGGAGATCCCGGTACCAGGCCCGGTAATAGGCCGCCCGTTTCTCCTGGGTGAGCACATGGAAGAGAACGGTCCGCTCCTCGTCCCAGTTCGAAAAATCTGCGGGACGCACCTCGGCGAGTTGCACCAGATAGCAGGCCTCCCCGTCACAGGCCGGCCGATCGAGGAGCCCCGGATCGGTCCGCCCTCCCAGGGCCCGGGCCACCGCCCGGGGTATTTCCCCGGAAAAAAGCTCGTTTCTCTTAAGGGTGCGTTCGACCACCTTAAATCCCCGGTGAGCCGCCTCGGAGAGGGACTTCTTCCCCGAAAGCTCTTTCAGGAGTTCGGAGGCCCTCTTCCGACATCTTTCCGCGGCCTTTTCGCGGATCAGGTCCCGCCGGACGAATCTCCTGGCCTCGGAAAAGGTCATGATCCGGGAGGGTTCCTTTTTCTCCACCTGGAAAAGGATCACCCCCCCTCCGGCCTCCACCGGAGAGGATATCTCCCCTTCCTCGAGGGAAAAGACCGCCTCCAGAAGTTCCTTGCCGGACAAAATCTCGGGAGGCTTTTTACGGGTAAAACTCACCTCCTTCACCTTCAGGCCTGCTTTGGCGGCGGCCTCCGGGAGGCTTCCCGAAAGCACCGCCTTTTGATAAAGATCGTCCGCCGCCTCGTAAGCCGCCTCGTGGACCTTCCGCCGGAGAAGCTCCTTTTCGAGCTCGGTCTTCACCTCCCGGAAGGGCCTGGTGCCCGCGGGAAGGATCTTTTGCACATAAAACAGATAATAGCCCTGCGGGCCCTCCACCGGCCCCACCACCCGGCCCTCCTCCGCGGAAAAGACCGCCTGATCCGCGGCCTTGAAGAGCTCCCCGGGCTTCACCACCCCCAGATCCCCGCCCAGCTTAGCCGTAGCCCGGTCCTGAGAATACCGGCGGGCCATCCTCTCGAAATCGGTCAGGGTCTTTATCTTTTCGGCCAGGGCCTCGGCCTTTTTAAGGGCCGCGGCCTTTTTCCCGGGCTCGGCCTTTATGAGAATCATGCGCACCCTCCGGCGCTCCGGCTCAAAAAAGCGATCCTTCTCGCTCTCGTAGTAGGCCTTTAGTTCCTCCTCCGAAACCTTAATTTTCCCCCGATACCGCGCATAGGGGAAAAACACATAGGCCACCTGCACCCGGGGTTCGGTCCGGTATTCCTCACGATGTTTCCGGTAGTAATCCCGCAATTCCTCCTCCGTGACCTTTAGGCCCCTTTCGCAGGTGGCGTAAGGGAGGGAGGCGTAGCGTATCCTGAGAACCTGGTTTTCGAAGGCGTAACGCTCGCGCACCTCGGTTTCCGGGGCAAAGATGGTGGCGGTAAGGAAGTGCCGGATCCGGGCCTCAAGTAGATCCGCCCGCACATTCTCTTCGAAATCCCGGGGAAGAATTCCGAGATCCCTGAGCACCGCCCGATAACGCCGGAAGCTGAAACGGCCTCCCTCCTGAAAGGCCGGAATCTGCGCTATAGCCCACTGCACCTCCCGCGGATGCACCGAAAGACCGAGGCGATCCGCGGCCTCCTCCAGCAACCGCCTCTTGATCAACTCCTCCAGCACCTGCTCCCGAAAGTGCATGTTTTTCAGAAAATCCTCGTCCACCCGGTTGCCGAACATCTGGCGCAATTGCCTATAGCGGAACTCGTAGAGGAGCTGATACTCCCGAACGGTAATGGGTTTTCCGTTCACCCGGGCCAGCACATCCACCCTAGAGGCCCGGAAAGTACCCACACCCCAGAAGACGAAGACCAGAATG
The window above is part of the Thermosulfurimonas sp. F29 genome. Proteins encoded here:
- a CDS encoding SurA N-terminal domain-containing protein, coding for MLDFLRKGAQSTAVKILFAVIILVFVFWGVGTFRASRVDVLARVNGKPITVREYQLLYEFRYRQLRQMFGNRVDEDFLKNMHFREQVLEELIKRRLLEEAADRLGLSVHPREVQWAIAQIPAFQEGGRFSFRRYRAVLRDLGILPRDFEENVRADLLEARIRHFLTATIFAPETEVRERYAFENQVLRIRYASLPYATCERGLKVTEEELRDYYRKHREEYRTEPRVQVAYVFFPYARYRGKIKVSEEELKAYYESEKDRFFEPERRRVRMILIKAEPGKKAAALKKAEALAEKIKTLTDFERMARRYSQDRATAKLGGDLGVVKPGELFKAADQAVFSAEEGRVVGPVEGPQGYYLFYVQKILPAGTRPFREVKTELEKELLRRKVHEAAYEAADDLYQKAVLSGSLPEAAAKAGLKVKEVSFTRKKPPEILSGKELLEAVFSLEEGEISSPVEAGGGVILFQVEKKEPSRIMTFSEARRFVRRDLIREKAAERCRKRASELLKELSGKKSLSEAAHRGFKVVERTLKRNELFSGEIPRAVARALGGRTDPGLLDRPACDGEACYLVQLAEVRPADFSNWDEERTVLFHVLTQEKRAAYYRAWYRDLRRRAKIKLYKELPK